The Oncorhynchus masou masou isolate Uvic2021 chromosome 31, UVic_Omas_1.1, whole genome shotgun sequence genome includes a region encoding these proteins:
- the LOC135524220 gene encoding unconventional prefoldin RPB5 interactor 1-like isoform X1: MAERNKRNIEVLQGVDRLRVEHKKVVKGCEVQIQHWEKVKGDYEALEDQLKTLPDEVSYDIMVPFGPLAFMPGKLVHTNEITVLLGDNWFAKCSAKQAQKLLEHRKKHVRSALDDLHKTKKNFEARVGFTEDLEKLSGAKGDYVDIREEVGSIEEFVSKGKQRVALKPHTKPKMEAVVKMEEEEGDGGSRRAVLSEEELWARLDELEAKEKLEEEHDRHFGSADTNGNDDTTSSEEEKEGIGGGHHRVNRHDERSEGKMTVPHNSGQVNGTTRDREEEEDEGEEEEGNGLPTIYFSHTVEPKKVRINTGKNTMLKFSELKEQKQQAKRKKKIGTSNGHSHHGLHNITTPTDIYRLFVDVKNGEPIPRKSILKSRSRENSGCSDTSESSAADFEERRTFGRTLSHDENTCSDTSDGITEEDSPTGNPLHPTRRLEAFSCTVVEKEPIPLSIPHLTIVPPALPTIPERKLEEVAPDAPREAPKRVSKFKAARLQQK, from the exons GTGGTGAAAGGCTGCGAAGTTCAGATCCAGCACTG GGAGAAGGTAAAAGGTGACTATGAAGCCCTTGAGGATCAACTCAAAACTCTTCCAGATGAGGTGTCCTATGACATCATG GTGCCGTTTGGCCCTTTGGCATTCATGCCTGGGAAGCTGGTCCATACCAATGAGATCACTGTGCTACTGGGAGACAACTGGTTTGCCAAGTGCTCTGCCAAGCAGGCCCAGAAGCTCTTGGAGCACAGGAAGAAAC ATGTAAGGAGTGCGCTGGATGACTTGCACAAGACGAAGAAGAACTTTGAAGCCAGAGTTGGGTTCACAGAGGATCTTGAAAAACTCTCAGGC GCTAAAGGGGACTATGTGGACATCAGAGAAGAGGTTGGAAGTATTGAAGAATTTGTAAGCAAAGGAAAGCAGCGTGTGGCCCTTAAGCCCCACACTAAGCCCAAAATGGAGGCTGTTgtgaagatggaggaggaggagggagatggagggagtaggagagcAGTGCTGTCTGAGGAAGAGCTGTGGGCCAGACTGGATGAGCTGGAAGCAAAGGAGAAGCTTGAGGAGGAACATGACCG ACACTTTGGAAGTGCAGACACCAACGGCAATGACGACACAACATCCtctgaggaagagaaggagggaattGGTGGCGGTCATCATCGCGTCAACAGACATGACGAGAGGAGTGAAGGCAAGATGACTGTGCCTCACAACAGTGGCCAAGTTAACGGTACAACcagggacagggaggaggaggaagacgagggagaggaggaggaaggcaaCGGTTTGCCTACCATCTATTTCTCTCATACGGTGGAACCCAAGAAG GTGAGGATAAACACAGGGAAGAACACCATGTTGAAGTTCAGTGAGCTGAAAGAACAGAAGCAGCAAGCCAAGAGGAAAAAGAAGATCGGCACCAGTAATGGTCACTCTCACCACGGGCTCCACAACATCACCACGCCCACAGACATCTACAG GTTGTTTGTGGATGTGAAGAATGGCGAGCCCATCCCCAGGAAGTCCATCCTAAAGTCccggagcagagagaacagcggATGTAGCGACACCAGCGAGAGCAGCGCTGCCGACTTCGAAGAGCGCAGGACGTTCGGACGCACCCTGAGCCACGACGAGAACACGTGCAGCGACACCAGCGACGGCATCACCGAGGAGGACAGCCCCACCGGGAACCCTCTACACCCCACCAGACGCTTAGAG GCCTTTTCATGcacagtggtggagaaggagcCCATTCCCTTGTCGATCCCCCACCTAACCATCGTCCCACCAGCTCTGCCCACAATCCCAGAGCGGAAGCTGGAGGAGGTGGCCCCCGACGCCCCTCGTGAGGCCCCTAAGCGGGTGTCCAAGTTCAAAGCTGCCCGGCTGCAGCAGAAGTGA
- the LOC135524220 gene encoding unconventional prefoldin RPB5 interactor 1-like isoform X2, whose product MVPFGPLAFMPGKLVHTNEITVLLGDNWFAKCSAKQAQKLLEHRKKHVRSALDDLHKTKKNFEARVGFTEDLEKLSGAKGDYVDIREEVGSIEEFVSKGKQRVALKPHTKPKMEAVVKMEEEEGDGGSRRAVLSEEELWARLDELEAKEKLEEEHDRHFGSADTNGNDDTTSSEEEKEGIGGGHHRVNRHDERSEGKMTVPHNSGQVNGTTRDREEEEDEGEEEEGNGLPTIYFSHTVEPKKVRINTGKNTMLKFSELKEQKQQAKRKKKIGTSNGHSHHGLHNITTPTDIYRLFVDVKNGEPIPRKSILKSRSRENSGCSDTSESSAADFEERRTFGRTLSHDENTCSDTSDGITEEDSPTGNPLHPTRRLEAFSCTVVEKEPIPLSIPHLTIVPPALPTIPERKLEEVAPDAPREAPKRVSKFKAARLQQK is encoded by the exons ATG GTGCCGTTTGGCCCTTTGGCATTCATGCCTGGGAAGCTGGTCCATACCAATGAGATCACTGTGCTACTGGGAGACAACTGGTTTGCCAAGTGCTCTGCCAAGCAGGCCCAGAAGCTCTTGGAGCACAGGAAGAAAC ATGTAAGGAGTGCGCTGGATGACTTGCACAAGACGAAGAAGAACTTTGAAGCCAGAGTTGGGTTCACAGAGGATCTTGAAAAACTCTCAGGC GCTAAAGGGGACTATGTGGACATCAGAGAAGAGGTTGGAAGTATTGAAGAATTTGTAAGCAAAGGAAAGCAGCGTGTGGCCCTTAAGCCCCACACTAAGCCCAAAATGGAGGCTGTTgtgaagatggaggaggaggagggagatggagggagtaggagagcAGTGCTGTCTGAGGAAGAGCTGTGGGCCAGACTGGATGAGCTGGAAGCAAAGGAGAAGCTTGAGGAGGAACATGACCG ACACTTTGGAAGTGCAGACACCAACGGCAATGACGACACAACATCCtctgaggaagagaaggagggaattGGTGGCGGTCATCATCGCGTCAACAGACATGACGAGAGGAGTGAAGGCAAGATGACTGTGCCTCACAACAGTGGCCAAGTTAACGGTACAACcagggacagggaggaggaggaagacgagggagaggaggaggaaggcaaCGGTTTGCCTACCATCTATTTCTCTCATACGGTGGAACCCAAGAAG GTGAGGATAAACACAGGGAAGAACACCATGTTGAAGTTCAGTGAGCTGAAAGAACAGAAGCAGCAAGCCAAGAGGAAAAAGAAGATCGGCACCAGTAATGGTCACTCTCACCACGGGCTCCACAACATCACCACGCCCACAGACATCTACAG GTTGTTTGTGGATGTGAAGAATGGCGAGCCCATCCCCAGGAAGTCCATCCTAAAGTCccggagcagagagaacagcggATGTAGCGACACCAGCGAGAGCAGCGCTGCCGACTTCGAAGAGCGCAGGACGTTCGGACGCACCCTGAGCCACGACGAGAACACGTGCAGCGACACCAGCGACGGCATCACCGAGGAGGACAGCCCCACCGGGAACCCTCTACACCCCACCAGACGCTTAGAG GCCTTTTCATGcacagtggtggagaaggagcCCATTCCCTTGTCGATCCCCCACCTAACCATCGTCCCACCAGCTCTGCCCACAATCCCAGAGCGGAAGCTGGAGGAGGTGGCCCCCGACGCCCCTCGTGAGGCCCCTAAGCGGGTGTCCAAGTTCAAAGCTGCCCGGCTGCAGCAGAAGTGA